One genomic window of Geoanaerobacter pelophilus includes the following:
- a CDS encoding Fur family transcriptional regulator — protein MKITFKKGGGVKHTKTNKFRQFIAQKGLKSTRQRDIILDCFLSSSRHISIEELYLKLRTKNPNIGYATVYRTLKLFAESGIAREIQFGDGQTRYEHANEGEHHDHLVCTRCGTIIEFENETIEQLQQDVAAAHGFQIENHKLELYGVCAKCKA, from the coding sequence ATGAAAATCACTTTCAAAAAGGGGGGTGGCGTGAAACACACAAAGACCAACAAGTTTCGCCAGTTCATTGCCCAGAAAGGGCTGAAGTCCACCCGGCAGCGGGATATCATTCTCGACTGTTTTCTCTCTTCCAGCAGGCATATCAGTATTGAGGAGTTGTATCTTAAGCTTCGCACTAAGAACCCTAACATAGGCTATGCAACAGTTTACAGGACTCTCAAGCTGTTTGCTGAATCCGGCATTGCGCGCGAGATTCAGTTTGGCGACGGTCAGACCCGCTATGAACATGCCAACGAAGGTGAGCATCACGACCATCTGGTCTGTACCAGGTGCGGTACGATTATCGAGTTCGAGAACGAGACTATTGAGCAGTTGCAGCAGGATGTGGCCGCTGCGCACGGCTTCCAGATTGAGAACCACAAGCTTGAGTTGTATGGTGTTTGCGCCAAATGCAAGGCGTGA